A section of the Methanosarcina mazei S-6 genome encodes:
- the radB gene encoding DNA repair and recombination protein RadB, producing the protein MELSFQKMTKNYKKNIISLVFHTSLKCKKRCHVIEKLLSSGCKPLDELLGGGFERGIVTQVFGAAGTGKTNICIQLAVECVKQGQKVIFIDTEGLSPVRFKQIAGENAKEIARSIIIYEPLSFEEQYSSVREVERIAGENVGLVVLDSATSYYRYELEDDETGIKSRRELANQIGFLHALARKHGFAALITNQVYSDVVGGGVRPLGGSSLEHISKTIIRLEKTGEGTRRAVLYKHRSRPEGSSAEFTITAEGIR; encoded by the coding sequence CTGGAGCTCTCTTTTCAGAAAATGACAAAAAATTACAAAAAAAACATTATATCATTGGTCTTTCATACCTCTCTCAAGTGTAAAAAGAGGTGTCACGTCATAGAGAAACTATTATCTTCCGGTTGTAAACCCCTTGATGAGCTTCTGGGGGGAGGTTTCGAGAGAGGAATCGTAACCCAGGTTTTCGGAGCAGCAGGAACCGGAAAAACAAATATTTGTATCCAGCTTGCAGTGGAATGTGTAAAGCAGGGACAGAAAGTCATTTTCATCGATACTGAAGGGCTTTCTCCTGTTCGTTTCAAGCAGATCGCAGGAGAAAATGCAAAGGAAATAGCCAGGAGCATAATTATCTATGAGCCTCTCAGCTTCGAAGAGCAATATTCATCCGTAAGAGAGGTCGAAAGGATAGCAGGCGAAAATGTCGGGCTCGTAGTCCTGGACTCCGCAACTTCGTATTACAGGTATGAGCTGGAGGATGACGAGACCGGAATAAAAAGCCGGAGAGAGCTTGCTAACCAGATAGGGTTCTTACATGCTCTTGCCCGAAAACATGGTTTTGCCGCACTTATAACAAATCAGGTATATTCGGATGTTGTCGGAGGAGGAGTGCGCCCGCTGGGAGGAAGTTCCCTTGAGCATATCTCAAAAACGATTATCCGGCTGGAAAAAACAGGCGAGGGTACAAGGCGTGCC
- a CDS encoding glutaredoxin family protein — protein MAKVIVYTTERCPKCNKLKKFLEANAVPFEVADMSTPEALTELRFNGVFTVTAPVLQINNDTFLTHDELFRGDEVDSEKLLGIV, from the coding sequence ATGGCAAAAGTAATAGTTTACACAACAGAACGTTGTCCTAAATGCAATAAATTGAAGAAATTTCTGGAAGCAAATGCAGTACCTTTCGAAGTAGCAGATATGTCTACACCTGAGGCACTGACCGAGCTGCGTTTCAACGGGGTCTTTACAGTGACAGCGCCTGTTTTACAGATTAATAATGACACTTTCCTGACTCATGACGAGCTCTTCCGTGGAGACGAAGTGGACTCGGAAAAACTCCTTGGAATTGTATAA
- the nrdD gene encoding anaerobic ribonucleoside-triphosphate reductase — translation MTGEIFLTDDELSDSQPVRKALTGLSISSLPKNDKLSDNQPVQKTLDGLSVSPLPKVRTTEGFILNWDRNIIVSQLLKETKLSEIFYSKPAITKEEAIDIAKEAEKIIRKMNIKFLSGPLIREIVNNILLDRGHVEWRNIMTRVGASVYDAYEIDSGYGFGANDNANQLNNAETSHKRKADKMSKEQNLLLMPKELSDLHLNGDFHIHDLEYMGTRPFCQDWDLRYFFYYGLMPDGVGTQSSVAKPAKNAEVAFLHAVKAMGSAQTNFAGGQGFYNFLTFIAPYLEGKSGNEIKQLMQMFVYEMMQMMCARGGQTVFSSVQLSPGVPKLWKNIPVVAMGMVWDGKQAPLRTYGEFETEVRLGFKALMDVMLEGDAWGKPFSFPKPEISLEPDFMEEDEDFNRAHPELPTYKELYRLTFELAAKFGTPYFDNQLPEYRGAGEGISCYQCCAYQFSANPTDDKEFDDKLHFRDGKHFSMGSWMVLSLNCPRAAYRAEYDDEKLFTELKNLMNRGVEVFKIKRKWMNSLIKKNRIPFAAQCPKDPNTGEKGAMAVDFDSLVYTIGVVGINEMVQYHTGYQIHESPVAYKLAIRAMFEMKMHAQKLSKENSMEIALARTPAETTAQRFAVSDLLHREYADKAKLTIKGDLKTAMKEFNETRDLPIYYTNGTHIPPGADVSLPERIKYEHTFFPIVDGGNIMHIWLGEGKPDPDGLQELAMHIAKNTQTGYFAFTRDMTVCTDEGYVAAGLLDRCPKCGSENVQHLSRITGYLQSVEGWNRGKRQELRDRKRYGTRELR, via the coding sequence ATGACAGGCGAGATTTTCTTAACCGATGACGAATTGTCTGACAGCCAGCCAGTGCGAAAGGCACTTACCGGGCTTTCTATCTCTTCCCTCCCTAAAAATGACAAGTTATCTGACAACCAGCCCGTGCAGAAGACACTTGATGGGCTGTCTGTCTCTCCCCTCCCCAAAGTCAGGACAACAGAAGGTTTCATTCTCAACTGGGACAGGAATATCATTGTAAGCCAGCTTCTGAAAGAAACAAAATTGAGCGAGATCTTTTACAGCAAGCCCGCAATCACAAAAGAAGAAGCCATTGACATTGCAAAAGAAGCTGAAAAAATCATCCGAAAAATGAATATCAAGTTCCTATCAGGCCCTCTTATACGGGAAATAGTAAACAATATTCTGCTTGACAGGGGGCATGTGGAATGGAGAAACATTATGACAAGAGTCGGGGCATCCGTCTACGATGCTTATGAAATCGACTCAGGATACGGCTTCGGGGCAAACGACAATGCAAACCAGCTGAACAATGCCGAGACGTCCCACAAGAGAAAAGCCGACAAAATGTCCAAAGAGCAAAACCTCCTCCTGATGCCAAAAGAGCTTTCAGACCTGCACTTAAACGGCGACTTCCATATCCATGACCTTGAATACATGGGCACAAGGCCTTTCTGCCAGGACTGGGACCTTCGATACTTCTTCTACTATGGGCTCATGCCTGATGGAGTGGGCACACAGTCAAGTGTTGCAAAACCCGCAAAGAATGCAGAGGTAGCTTTCCTTCATGCTGTTAAGGCAATGGGCTCAGCTCAGACTAACTTTGCAGGCGGGCAGGGATTTTACAATTTCCTGACTTTTATTGCACCCTATCTGGAAGGCAAATCCGGGAATGAGATCAAACAGCTTATGCAGATGTTCGTTTATGAAATGATGCAGATGATGTGTGCAAGAGGCGGACAGACTGTTTTCTCCTCAGTCCAGCTTTCCCCCGGTGTCCCGAAGCTCTGGAAAAATATCCCGGTTGTTGCCATGGGCATGGTCTGGGACGGAAAGCAGGCACCTCTCAGGACATACGGCGAATTCGAAACAGAAGTTCGCCTCGGATTTAAGGCTCTTATGGACGTTATGCTTGAAGGAGACGCCTGGGGCAAGCCTTTCAGTTTCCCCAAGCCTGAGATTTCTCTCGAACCCGACTTCATGGAAGAAGACGAAGATTTCAACAGGGCTCACCCCGAACTTCCGACTTATAAAGAACTTTACAGGCTGACCTTTGAACTGGCTGCCAAATTCGGGACCCCTTACTTTGATAACCAGCTTCCCGAGTACAGAGGCGCAGGAGAAGGAATTTCATGTTACCAGTGCTGTGCTTACCAGTTCTCTGCAAACCCCACAGATGATAAAGAATTTGATGACAAACTGCACTTCAGGGATGGAAAGCACTTTTCAATGGGCTCGTGGATGGTCCTGTCTTTAAACTGCCCGAGGGCCGCATACAGGGCTGAATATGATGATGAGAAGCTGTTCACAGAACTCAAGAATCTGATGAACAGAGGTGTGGAAGTCTTCAAAATCAAGAGAAAATGGATGAACAGCCTGATAAAGAAAAACAGAATTCCCTTTGCAGCTCAGTGCCCCAAAGACCCGAATACCGGGGAAAAAGGAGCAATGGCTGTGGACTTTGACAGCCTTGTATATACAATAGGGGTTGTGGGAATCAATGAGATGGTCCAGTACCATACAGGCTACCAGATACATGAGTCTCCTGTTGCGTACAAGCTTGCTATCAGGGCTATGTTCGAAATGAAGATGCATGCCCAGAAGCTTTCGAAAGAAAATAGCATGGAAATTGCCCTTGCAAGGACTCCGGCAGAAACTACAGCCCAGCGCTTTGCAGTGTCTGACCTCCTGCACAGGGAATATGCTGATAAAGCAAAGCTCACGATTAAAGGCGACCTGAAAACCGCAATGAAGGAGTTTAACGAGACTCGCGACCTGCCGATTTACTATACCAATGGTACCCATATACCGCCAGGGGCTGATGTCTCCCTGCCTGAAAGGATAAAGTATGAGCATACTTTCTTCCCGATAGTTGACGGAGGAAATATTATGCATATCTGGCTTGGAGAGGGAAAGCCCGATCCCGACGGTCTGCAGGAGCTTGCCATGCATATAGCAAAGAACACACAAACAGGTTACTTTGCCTTCACAAGGGACATGACCGTGTGCACTGATGAAGGGTATGTAGCAGCCGGTCTGCTGGACAGATGCCCTAAATGCGGGTCCGAAAATGTTCAGCACCTCTCAAGGATTACTGGATACCTCCAGTCCGTAGAAGGCTGGAACAGGGGCAAACGCCAGGAACTCAGGGACAGGAAAAGATACGGTACAAGGGAGCTCAGATGA
- a CDS encoding anaerobic ribonucleoside-triphosphate reductase activating protein: protein MRVNYAGVVPLSTLDWTGKSAFTIFFRGCPLRCPYCQNHPYLEGTGLVELEFVEEKIKSSKPFVSAVVFSGGEPLMQAGIVDLAEFAKNLGLSVGIHTNGCYPERAAEMIERKLVDKFFIDVKAPLDDPELYGKVAGYESGETNISPSRTPEKITAAVAKTIKTADASGLEFELRTTVFRDFIGGEEEISRIVTWISENVKNKDVTYVLQQGIPEHSLQENLRDIRVLGREELFELGKIAKSHLKKVRIRTKEEGEEVV, encoded by the coding sequence ATGAGAGTAAATTACGCAGGTGTCGTCCCTCTTTCAACCCTTGACTGGACAGGAAAGTCTGCATTCACTATCTTTTTCCGAGGATGCCCTCTACGCTGCCCTTATTGCCAGAACCATCCGTATCTTGAGGGGACCGGGCTTGTAGAACTTGAATTTGTGGAAGAAAAAATTAAAAGCTCGAAGCCTTTTGTAAGCGCGGTTGTTTTTTCGGGAGGGGAACCTCTTATGCAGGCAGGTATCGTGGACCTTGCTGAGTTTGCAAAGAATCTCGGGCTTTCCGTGGGGATTCACACAAACGGCTGCTACCCTGAAAGGGCAGCCGAAATGATCGAAAGAAAACTTGTTGATAAGTTTTTTATTGATGTAAAAGCTCCTCTCGACGATCCCGAGCTCTATGGAAAGGTTGCAGGATATGAAAGTGGAGAAACGAACATTTCCCCTTCAAGGACGCCTGAGAAGATTACTGCAGCCGTCGCAAAAACTATTAAGACTGCAGATGCCAGCGGGCTGGAGTTTGAACTCAGAACAACCGTCTTCAGAGACTTTATAGGAGGCGAAGAGGAAATTTCCCGAATTGTGACCTGGATCTCGGAAAACGTGAAAAATAAAGACGTTACCTATGTTTTGCAGCAGGGTATCCCGGAACATAGCCTTCAGGAAAATCTAAGAGATATCAGAGTTCTGGGAAGGGAAGAACTTTTTGAGCTTGGAAAAATAGCAAAGAGCCACCTGAAAAAAGTAAGAATAAGAACAAAAGAAGAAGGCGAAGAAGTTGTTTGA
- the thiL gene encoding thiamine-phosphate kinase, with translation MKETKVSSIGERALISRLSEIFNAPDGEERRQEEVLIGAGSDDCAVLDLKGEDYLVVTTDMLHMTTDFPEGMTPWQMGWMSAAVNLSDIAAMGAEPTGLLMAIGMPSDTEIAFVEELAKGIQACAAFCGTSVIGGDLDTHAELTITGTALGRVKKSQLLLRKGAKPGDLVCVTGYAGSAGAALKAVQLKKPVSKNVLKALFEPIPRTREAKQLAESGAVTSMMDTSDGLAMSLYDLSRQSKTGFKIRENALPILPEVRKFASGPEELLEFALYTGGDFELIFTIDPERLKKVQNICNLTIIGECTEYETGIMLESPECRLTAIKQLGYQQLKAETAD, from the coding sequence ATGAAAGAAACAAAAGTGTCTTCAATCGGAGAGCGTGCTTTAATCTCGCGCTTATCTGAGATTTTCAATGCCCCTGATGGAGAGGAAAGAAGACAGGAAGAAGTCCTGATAGGTGCCGGTTCTGATGACTGTGCTGTCCTTGACCTGAAAGGTGAAGACTACCTGGTTGTTACGACTGATATGCTTCACATGACCACAGATTTTCCTGAAGGGATGACCCCCTGGCAGATGGGCTGGATGTCTGCAGCCGTAAACCTGAGCGATATAGCTGCCATGGGTGCAGAGCCCACAGGGCTGCTAATGGCAATAGGCATGCCTTCGGATACCGAAATCGCTTTTGTCGAAGAGCTTGCAAAAGGAATACAGGCATGTGCCGCGTTCTGCGGGACTTCTGTTATAGGAGGCGACCTTGATACCCATGCCGAGCTGACAATTACAGGGACAGCCCTGGGAAGAGTTAAAAAAAGTCAGCTCCTCCTTCGAAAAGGGGCAAAACCCGGAGACCTTGTCTGTGTTACGGGATATGCAGGATCAGCCGGAGCTGCCCTTAAAGCGGTCCAGTTAAAAAAACCGGTGAGTAAAAACGTCCTGAAAGCTCTTTTTGAACCGATCCCACGTACAAGGGAAGCTAAACAGCTTGCTGAGTCGGGTGCGGTCACGTCCATGATGGACACGAGTGACGGACTTGCTATGTCTCTTTACGACCTTTCCAGGCAGAGTAAAACAGGATTTAAAATCCGGGAAAATGCCCTTCCAATTCTCCCGGAAGTCAGGAAGTTTGCCTCAGGTCCAGAAGAACTTCTGGAATTTGCACTTTATACAGGCGGAGACTTCGAACTTATTTTTACAATTGATCCGGAACGCCTAAAAAAAGTACAAAATATATGTAACTTGACTATCATAGGAGAATGCACAGAGTATGAAACTGGTATCATGCTTGAATCCCCGGAATGCAGGCTGACAGCTATAAAACAGCTGGGATACCAGCAGCTAAAAGCCGAAACGGCTGATTAG
- a CDS encoding S-layer protein domain-containing protein has translation MKKDGLQIFTAILVLGLLFCGTAGAVPIVIGEITPSQNSTVTGTVGATQTFTIPLNETASVIWTENGTSTTIPTGDGNIATLNHVIQTGSYPVTASIDGAGQISSWNVESTPGVPVITLSNPSSSSVSGNVGESRTFTATVEPAADMSWYLNGNFLYTNASVVESSYTNSSAVAGTYTLEVRAQNSNGAAEPKSWTWTVGSSTNGIPVEVNPAEGKVEVSQGETRNFYVNSTNSQNIKVEWFVNDETSSRKTQDGVTSSLYEFKESNSGSYTLKAVVTDPSGNYDAVTKTWNVTVQSKYYSSGNRIWDEGLGLSRTYTWNAQSYSGFYYDLDSGVSSEEMTIKDIGRNIDSGNIEYITRPTETDFEYKGWGSYQIIGFMAEKYFAGYNDNTTIESVDDVSLISDGVLAKILIDSDDKASAYSGDSFELEDGYALNIVEVDVNGNSVWVQLEKDGDVVDDNFISSGQDYVYETEVGEAEDVPIIIIHFGTVFAGTETSAVFIQGIFQVSDTYVELASGDSFGEMEVTSLSSNEIKMKNEDDISLDKGDTIDLMGKIQIQVADDSTLRFAPILDTSEEGIYELRGTVYDKDVDGDSLPTWTPLNFEGFYYSIDEGIGTEQLEIKELKDRTIPDGALVYTSRPQPVQFEHKSWGNFTVVGFMAKKYFAGYPEGAVGGKIDDVSLLSDSVLSEVLTDSDDKRSMYSGDSFELEEGYSLNILEVDINGNSVWVQLEKDGDVVDDDFITSGADYVYETELGEAEDIPVIIVHFGTVFAGTETSAVFIEGIFQISDEYIEINSGDTFDEMEITSVSSDSITMKNEDSIGLGEDETVDVMGDVKFKTADDKTLRFYPFVEVETESNSSRELKINLPGEVIIGDTINIEVTAADNPIEGITVKVNTTSLGKTNADGIVEYTAEEEGTFKITAEKDGYTTANKNMKVIPPKEKMSLNITPETVYVGDTITIEALKTVGGNPIENVNISIDGTAAGKTGSDGKFTYATEEVGKIKISATAEGFLEKSVDVDVKDYEAIFKFSNLVVDPIEVRAGKEAKITVDATNEGNAAGEYNVELFVNDTSVDSQQIALDVGESITLTFEHSEETPGEYSVKIADQETTYTVKEKSSALLYVLLGIILLLVGGIAYMFTKGGWTVATLQAKVDELVKSANLKK, from the coding sequence ATGAAAAAAGATGGTCTACAAATATTTACAGCAATTCTGGTGCTGGGACTATTATTCTGTGGGACTGCAGGCGCAGTTCCGATTGTAATAGGAGAGATTACCCCCTCACAGAATTCTACTGTTACAGGGACGGTGGGAGCAACTCAAACATTCACCATTCCTTTAAACGAAACAGCCAGCGTTATATGGACTGAAAATGGCACGTCCACAACAATACCCACTGGTGACGGCAACATCGCAACTCTCAATCATGTTATCCAGACTGGCTCGTACCCGGTGACAGCTTCCATAGACGGTGCAGGGCAAATATCATCCTGGAATGTTGAAAGTACACCAGGAGTACCGGTTATCACTTTATCTAACCCTTCGTCGTCAAGTGTCAGCGGTAATGTAGGAGAATCAAGAACATTCACTGCGACTGTAGAGCCGGCAGCCGATATGTCATGGTACCTTAATGGAAATTTCCTTTACACAAATGCGTCTGTTGTTGAGTCTTCATATACAAACAGTTCTGCAGTAGCAGGCACATACACACTTGAAGTAAGAGCACAGAACTCTAATGGAGCTGCAGAACCAAAATCCTGGACATGGACAGTAGGTTCTTCAACAAATGGGATTCCTGTAGAGGTCAATCCTGCAGAAGGAAAAGTTGAAGTATCACAGGGAGAGACCAGGAATTTCTATGTTAATTCCACAAACAGCCAGAACATAAAAGTGGAATGGTTTGTCAATGATGAAACATCGTCCAGGAAAACTCAAGACGGTGTGACCTCATCGCTATATGAATTCAAGGAGAGCAATTCAGGTTCTTATACGCTTAAAGCAGTAGTCACTGATCCCAGCGGCAATTATGATGCAGTGACAAAGACATGGAACGTAACAGTCCAGTCCAAATATTATTCAAGCGGGAACAGGATCTGGGATGAAGGCCTTGGGTTATCCAGAACATATACCTGGAATGCCCAGAGTTATTCGGGCTTCTATTACGACCTTGATTCCGGAGTGTCTTCTGAAGAGATGACCATCAAGGATATAGGCAGAAATATAGATTCCGGAAACATCGAGTACATTACAAGGCCTACTGAAACCGACTTTGAGTACAAAGGCTGGGGTTCATACCAGATAATAGGGTTCATGGCAGAGAAATACTTTGCAGGCTACAATGATAACACTACAATTGAAAGTGTGGACGATGTAAGCCTGATATCAGATGGTGTACTTGCCAAGATCCTGATTGACAGCGATGACAAAGCGTCCGCATATTCAGGAGATTCCTTTGAACTTGAAGATGGATATGCACTGAACATTGTTGAAGTCGATGTTAATGGTAATAGTGTCTGGGTCCAGCTTGAAAAGGATGGAGATGTGGTAGATGACAATTTCATTTCCTCCGGTCAGGACTATGTTTATGAAACCGAAGTCGGAGAGGCAGAAGACGTACCAATAATCATAATCCATTTCGGCACGGTTTTCGCAGGCACAGAGACCTCTGCTGTCTTCATACAGGGTATCTTCCAGGTATCTGACACTTATGTGGAGCTTGCAAGTGGAGATTCCTTCGGGGAAATGGAAGTTACCTCCCTCAGCAGCAATGAAATAAAAATGAAAAATGAGGACGATATAAGCCTTGACAAAGGTGACACAATCGACCTTATGGGCAAGATACAGATTCAGGTAGCTGACGACAGCACATTGCGCTTTGCCCCAATACTTGACACCTCTGAAGAAGGAATTTATGAACTGCGCGGGACTGTTTATGATAAGGATGTCGATGGAGACTCCCTTCCAACCTGGACACCCCTTAACTTTGAAGGCTTTTACTACAGCATAGATGAGGGAATAGGAACCGAACAGCTGGAAATTAAAGAGTTGAAGGACAGGACCATTCCAGACGGAGCACTGGTCTACACATCCAGACCTCAGCCCGTTCAATTTGAACACAAATCCTGGGGCAATTTCACAGTTGTAGGTTTCATGGCAAAGAAATACTTTGCAGGATACCCCGAGGGTGCCGTTGGAGGTAAAATTGACGACGTGAGCCTTCTTTCGGACAGTGTCCTTTCAGAAGTCCTTACAGACAGCGATGATAAACGGTCCATGTACTCAGGAGACTCCTTTGAACTTGAAGAAGGCTATTCACTGAACATCCTGGAAGTGGACATTAATGGAAATAGCGTCTGGGTCCAGCTTGAAAAGGATGGAGATGTAGTAGATGACGATTTCATCACTTCAGGAGCTGACTACGTCTACGAAACTGAACTGGGAGAAGCAGAAGATATACCCGTAATCATTGTCCATTTCGGCACGGTTTTTGCAGGCACAGAGACCTCTGCTGTCTTCATAGAGGGAATCTTCCAGATCTCGGATGAGTACATCGAAATTAACAGTGGAGACACCTTCGATGAGATGGAGATCACCAGTGTCTCGTCAGACAGCATCACAATGAAGAATGAAGATAGCATCGGGCTTGGTGAAGACGAAACAGTCGATGTTATGGGTGATGTCAAGTTCAAGACAGCTGACGACAAAACTCTCAGGTTCTACCCCTTCGTTGAGGTTGAGACTGAAAGTAACTCCAGCAGAGAACTTAAGATCAACCTGCCTGGTGAAGTCATAATAGGCGATACCATCAATATCGAAGTAACTGCAGCTGATAATCCAATTGAAGGCATTACAGTAAAGGTCAATACAACCAGCCTGGGCAAGACAAATGCAGATGGAATTGTCGAGTACACAGCTGAAGAAGAAGGAACCTTCAAGATCACCGCAGAGAAAGATGGGTATACTACAGCAAACAAGAACATGAAAGTTATTCCTCCGAAAGAGAAAATGAGCCTCAATATTACTCCTGAAACGGTATATGTGGGAGACACAATCACAATAGAGGCCTTAAAGACAGTAGGAGGAAACCCGATTGAGAATGTAAATATCTCTATAGACGGCACTGCTGCTGGAAAGACCGGCTCTGACGGAAAGTTCACATATGCCACAGAAGAAGTCGGTAAAATCAAGATAAGTGCTACCGCAGAGGGCTTCCTTGAAAAAAGCGTTGATGTTGACGTAAAAGACTATGAAGCTATCTTCAAGTTCTCCAACCTGGTAGTTGACCCGATAGAGGTCAGAGCCGGAAAGGAGGCAAAGATAACTGTTGACGCCACAAACGAGGGTAATGCTGCAGGGGAATATAATGTGGAATTGTTTGTTAACGACACCTCGGTTGATTCCCAGCAGATTGCTCTTGATGTGGGAGAAAGCATAACATTAACCTTCGAACACAGCGAAGAAACTCCAGGCGAGTATAGCGTAAAAATAGCGGATCAGGAAACTACCTATACGGTAAAAGAAAAGTCTTCTGCTCTGCTTTACGTCCTGCTAGGTATTATCCTGCTACTGGTCGGCGGGATAGCATACATGTTTACCAAGGGAGGCTGGACTGTGGCAACTCTCCAGGCCAAGGTAGACGAACTCGTTAAATCAGCAAACCTGAAAAAATGA
- a CDS encoding helix-turn-helix domain-containing protein, with protein sequence MNVADKVIKSAFESDEVFQKTLSAVIKEDLNLTAVDFAKKANIPPSTLYKILSGNRDPNIKTLRQIVKTIRDIKESDSGEFIAVIAARSVLDNIVETKKKIGGRLVTIREYSATSMEDAIISAVNAERDGAKALVCAPIVGPTVEKILNIPVTTIAPKNSLIDAIERALKKME encoded by the coding sequence ATGAATGTTGCAGACAAGGTCATCAAATCCGCATTTGAGTCCGACGAAGTGTTTCAGAAAACACTTTCCGCTGTTATTAAGGAAGACCTTAACCTGACTGCAGTGGATTTTGCGAAAAAGGCGAACATCCCCCCGAGCACCCTCTATAAGATCCTATCGGGTAACCGGGACCCTAACATAAAAACCCTTCGTCAGATTGTAAAAACTATCCGTGATATTAAGGAATCAGATAGTGGAGAATTTATCGCTGTAATTGCAGCCAGATCCGTACTTGACAATATCGTGGAAACAAAGAAAAAGATCGGTGGCAGGCTTGTCACCATCAGGGAATACTCGGCAACATCTATGGAAGATGCAATTATCTCTGCTGTAAATGCCGAAAGGGACGGGGCAAAAGCCCTGGTCTGCGCTCCTATCGTAGGTCCTACAGTGGAAAAAATCCTTAACATCCCGGTTACAACCATAGCTCCGAAGAACAGTCTGATAGATGCTATTGAGCGCGCGCTCAAGAAAATGGAATAA
- a CDS encoding ABC transporter substrate-binding protein — MRKSSILILALLLIASIFVSGCADNEDEITELNIGYQPSTHQIAYMTAYEKGWWQEDLAPYGITKINEYQFPTGAPEMQAMMAGNLDVAYVGAAPAITALSQGLDAKIVAPVQINGSSIVLRPEHEYESPEDLKGLSIATFPPGTIQDTLIRDWLKDNGLNPETDVKILGMAPGDAVTAISAKQVDAVFLPHPSPSVIEAEGNGRTVVQSGEMSPNHACCVLLISGKLIRDHPDVVEQIVKTHIKATEYNQENQDEAAQIYSNKTTENVEVIKKSLEEWDGAWITDPELIKNSTVEYANIQYELNYTQKPLTEEEIFDTSFYEKAENEE; from the coding sequence TTGAGAAAATCAAGCATACTTATACTTGCTTTACTGCTGATCGCATCTATCTTCGTATCTGGCTGTGCTGATAATGAAGATGAAATTACTGAACTGAACATCGGCTACCAGCCGAGTACGCATCAGATTGCATATATGACTGCCTATGAGAAAGGGTGGTGGCAGGAAGATCTTGCACCTTACGGGATCACAAAAATAAATGAATATCAGTTTCCTACAGGCGCTCCGGAAATGCAGGCTATGATGGCTGGAAACCTGGATGTAGCTTATGTTGGAGCAGCCCCTGCTATTACAGCCCTCAGCCAGGGTCTCGATGCAAAGATTGTTGCACCTGTACAGATAAATGGTTCAAGCATTGTTCTCAGGCCTGAGCACGAGTATGAAAGCCCTGAAGACCTGAAAGGGCTCAGTATTGCTACCTTCCCGCCAGGAACAATCCAGGACACCCTGATCAGAGACTGGCTTAAGGATAACGGGCTTAATCCTGAGACAGATGTAAAAATTCTTGGGATGGCTCCGGGAGATGCTGTCACCGCTATTTCAGCCAAACAGGTCGATGCTGTCTTCCTGCCACATCCCTCACCTTCTGTAATCGAAGCTGAAGGCAATGGGCGTACGGTTGTACAATCTGGAGAGATGAGTCCGAACCATGCCTGCTGTGTGCTTCTTATTAGCGGAAAACTTATCAGAGATCACCCTGATGTCGTGGAACAGATTGTAAAGACCCACATTAAGGCAACCGAATATAATCAAGAAAATCAGGATGAAGCTGCCCAGATCTACTCAAACAAAACCACAGAGAATGTAGAAGTTATAAAGAAATCTCTTGAGGAATGGGATGGAGCCTGGATAACAGACCCTGAACTGATTAAAAATTCAACTGTCGAATATGCAAATATCCAGTATGAACTTAATTACACCCAGAAGCCTCTGACAGAAGAAGAAATATTTGACACAAGTTTCTACGAAAAAGCAGAAAATGAAGAATAA